A window from Hymenobacter volaticus encodes these proteins:
- a CDS encoding glycoside hydrolase family 97 protein produces MKHSSFSLLAITLGRASRTVLFLGLCLLWQTTQAQSVKSPNGQLTLTFALQADGVPTYQLTYKGRPVLKTSTLGLELKTAPSLTNGFAVAGTKTATFNETWQPVWGEVKTIRNHYNELAVTLTQATSSRTMLVRFRVFDDGLGFRYEFPRQPKLDYFTIKEERTQFALAGDHKAFWLPGDYDTQEYSTVTSNLSEIRGKMKAATTPNASQTPFSATGVQTPLMLKSKDGLYINIHEAALIDYSAMHLELDDKNFVLESHLTPDAVGDKGLIQTPANSPWRTVIVSDKAGDILESKLVLNLNEPTKFKDTSWIKPVKYVGVWWEMITGKSTWSYTNQENIKLDSIDYSKVKPNGTHGANNAHVKEYIDFAAKHGFDAVLVEGWNTGWEDWFGKHKDYVFDFVTPYPDFDVVELNRYAASKNVKIIMHHETSGSVRNYERHLDSAFQFMNKYGYNAVKTGYVGDIVPLGHHHYDQWVNNHYQYVLEKAAEHKIMVNGHEAVRPTGLARTYPNLIGNEAARGTEYEAFGGNNADHTTILPFTRLIGGPMDYTPGIFQTKVSAYNPQNTSFVHSTLARQLALYVTMYSPLQMAADLPETYNKFLDAFQFIKDVAVDWDDTKVLEAEPGDYITYARKAKGQDKWFVGSTCDEQGRTSKINLSFLPVGKKYTATIYADAKNAHYEKNPQAYQIRKVSVTNKTKLSQLCAPGGGYAISIM; encoded by the coding sequence TAAGTCGCCCAACGGCCAGCTGACGCTCACATTCGCCTTGCAGGCCGACGGCGTTCCGACCTACCAACTTACCTACAAAGGCCGCCCGGTGCTGAAAACCAGCACGCTGGGCTTGGAGCTAAAAACCGCGCCTTCGCTCACCAACGGCTTTGCGGTGGCCGGCACCAAAACGGCTACCTTCAACGAAACCTGGCAGCCCGTGTGGGGCGAGGTGAAAACCATCCGCAACCACTACAACGAGCTGGCCGTGACCCTGACGCAGGCAACCAGTAGCCGTACCATGCTGGTGCGTTTCCGGGTGTTCGACGACGGTCTGGGCTTCCGCTATGAGTTTCCCCGCCAGCCTAAGCTCGACTACTTCACCATTAAAGAAGAACGCACACAGTTTGCTCTGGCTGGTGACCACAAAGCCTTCTGGCTGCCCGGCGACTACGACACGCAGGAGTACAGCACCGTCACTTCCAATTTGTCGGAAATACGGGGCAAAATGAAAGCGGCTACGACGCCCAACGCCTCTCAGACGCCTTTTTCAGCCACGGGAGTACAAACGCCGCTTATGCTCAAAAGCAAAGACGGACTGTACATCAACATCCACGAGGCGGCCCTGATCGACTACTCGGCCATGCACTTAGAGCTGGACGACAAGAACTTCGTGCTGGAGTCGCACCTGACGCCCGACGCCGTGGGCGACAAGGGCCTGATTCAAACCCCGGCCAACTCGCCTTGGCGCACCGTAATTGTGAGCGACAAAGCCGGTGATATTTTGGAGTCCAAGCTGGTGCTGAACCTCAACGAGCCCACCAAGTTCAAGGACACTTCTTGGATTAAGCCTGTGAAGTACGTGGGCGTGTGGTGGGAGATGATTACGGGCAAGAGCACGTGGTCGTACACCAACCAGGAAAACATCAAGCTCGATTCCATCGACTATTCGAAGGTGAAGCCCAACGGCACCCACGGCGCCAACAACGCCCACGTGAAGGAGTACATCGACTTTGCCGCCAAACATGGTTTCGACGCCGTGTTGGTGGAAGGCTGGAACACCGGCTGGGAAGACTGGTTCGGCAAGCACAAAGACTATGTGTTCGACTTTGTGACGCCCTATCCCGACTTCGATGTGGTGGAACTGAACCGCTACGCCGCCAGCAAAAACGTGAAGATCATCATGCACCACGAAACCTCCGGCTCGGTGCGCAACTACGAGCGGCACTTGGATTCGGCGTTTCAATTCATGAACAAGTACGGCTACAACGCCGTGAAAACCGGCTACGTCGGCGACATTGTGCCACTGGGCCACCATCACTACGACCAGTGGGTGAACAACCACTACCAGTACGTGCTGGAAAAGGCGGCCGAGCATAAAATCATGGTGAATGGCCACGAAGCCGTGCGCCCAACCGGCCTGGCCCGCACCTACCCAAACCTGATTGGCAACGAAGCGGCTCGCGGCACCGAGTACGAGGCCTTCGGGGGCAACAACGCCGACCACACCACTATTCTGCCGTTTACGCGCCTCATTGGCGGCCCGATGGACTACACGCCGGGCATCTTCCAAACCAAGGTCAGCGCCTACAATCCGCAGAACACGTCGTTTGTGCACAGCACCCTGGCCCGGCAATTGGCCCTGTACGTGACCATGTACAGCCCCCTGCAAATGGCCGCCGACTTGCCCGAAACCTACAACAAATTCCTCGACGCCTTCCAGTTCATCAAGGACGTGGCCGTGGATTGGGACGATACTAAGGTGCTAGAAGCTGAGCCCGGCGACTACATCACCTACGCCCGCAAAGCCAAAGGCCAAGACAAGTGGTTTGTGGGCAGCACCTGCGACGAGCAGGGGCGCACCTCTAAAATCAACCTGAGTTTCCTGCCCGTGGGCAAAAAATACACGGCCACCATCTACGCCGACGCGAAAAACGCCCATTACGAAAAGAACCCGCAAGCCTACCAAATTCGCAAAGTCTCCGTCACGAACAAGACGAAACTTTCGCAGCTCTGCGCCCCCGGTGGCGGCTACGCCATCAGCATTATGTAA